The genomic window AGGCGTCGATGTCGTTGGAGACGTAATTGTAGTCGAAGCCCATCGCGTTGAGAACATAGCCGAGCAGGCCGATGTCCGGGCGGCCGAAGATCTGCCAGATCGTGCCGACCACGTTCCACGGAATCAATAGCGGCAGCGCGAGGATCACGAGGCAGGCCGCGACGGTCCAGCCCTCGCGCGGCATCGACAGCGCGACGACGATGCCGAGCGGCACCTCGATGGCGAGGATCACCAGCGAGAAAAACAGATTGCGGCCGAGCGAGGCGAGGAAGCGGCCGCCGAGATCGGTCGAAGGATCGAGCAGCTCCTTGAACCAGCCGACGCCGTTCCAGAAGAACTGGTTGTTGCCGAAGGTGTCCTGCATCGAATAGTTCACCACCGTCATCAGCGGCAGCACCGCCGAGAAGGCGACGACCAGGAACACCGGCAGCACCAGGAACCAGGCTTTTTGGTTGACGGTCTTGTCCATCAGGCGGCTCCCTCCACCAGAAGGCTGTCGGCATAGACGTGGACATGCGACGGATCGAATTGCAGCCCGGCGTTGCCATCCGGGCTGGTGAAGCCGCCAGGGGCGCGCGCCGCGAGCTTTGCGTCGCCGAGCCGCGCTCGCGCGAAACGGATGCGACCGAGATCGTCGATGCGCTCGATCTTCGCGGTGAGCAGGTCGGGCGCGGGCGCGACGACCTCGACGAATTCGGGACGGACGCCGATCTCGATCTTCGCGCCCGAAGGCAGATTGTCGTAGCTGCGGTTGAGCGCGATGACATGGCCGCCGATCCGCGCCTCGCGTCCCCTCACCTCCGCGGGCAGGATGTTCATGCCGGGCGAGCCGATGAAATAGCCGACGAAGGTGTGCGCCGGCTTGTCGAACAGTTCGGCCGGCGTGCCGCTCTGCACCACGCGGCCGTCATGCATGACGACCACGGTGTCGGCAAAGGTCAGCGCCTCGGTCTGGTCATGGGTGACGTAGATCATCGTGAGATCGAGCTCGCGATGCAGCGCCTTCAGCTTGGAGCGGAGCTGCCATTTCAGCTCCGGATCGATCACCGTCAGCGGCTCATCGAACAGCACGGCGGCGACGTCGGAGCGGACGAGGCCGCGGCCAAGCGAGATCTTCTGCTTGGCGTCGGCCGTGAGCCGCGTCGCCTTGCGGTTCAGATAGGGTTCGAGATCGAGCAGGCGGCCGATCTCGGCAACGCGCTTGTCGATTTCGGCCTTCGGCACGCCGCGGTTCTTCAGCGGAAACGCCAGGTTCTGCCCCACCGTCATGGTGTCGTAAATCACCGGAAACTGGAATACCTGGGCGATGTTGCGCTTCTGGGTTGACAGCGGTGTGATGTCCACCCCGTCGAACATGATCCTTCCGCGCGAGGGCGTGATGATGCCGGAGATGACGTTGAGCAGCGTGGTCTTGCCGCAGCCGGACGGCCCGAGCAGCGCATAGGCGCCGCCCTGCCGCCAGGTCATGGTGACGGGCTTCAGCGCGAAGCTTTCCGGCGCGGCATCATTGCCGCCGTAGGAGTGCGCGAGATCGACGAGGTCAATGCGGGCCATGTCGCACCTCCCTCAAGAGCTTTTTCTGTTTGACGCGTTTTCTTCACGCGAACCGCTACGCACTTCGCTTGAAAACGCTATGCCAGGAGCCGCGACGAGCCGGTCGGCCGCGTCGAAGACAAAGATGTCATTGGGATCGAGCACGGCATCGATGGTCTGGCCCGGCTCGAATTCGTGCACGCCGTGCAGCACCGCCACCCAATTCAATCCGTCGCGGGTCAGATGCACGAAACTCTCCGAACCGGTGATCTCGGTCACCGTCACCGTGGCATGGAAGGCGTGGCGGTCGGCCTCGCCATTGGCAAGGGCGAGCTGATGCGCGCGGAAGCCGACGCGATAGGCGCCGTCGGCAAGGCCGGCATAGAGCCCCGAGGCCGGTGAGGTCGTGCCGCCGGCATATTGCACGGAGCCGTTCTTCTTCTCGAGACCGACGAGATTCAGCGGCGGATCCGAAAACACCTGCGCGACGCGGAGCGTCTGCGGGCGGCGGTAGACGTTGGCGGTCTCGCCCATCTGAAGCGCCCGGCCCTCCCACATGCACACCGTATTGCCGCCGAGCAACAGCGCCTCGGTCGGCTCGGTCGTGGCATAGACGAAGATCGCGCCGGAAGCCTCGAAGATGCGCGGCAGCTCGGCGCGCAGCTCCTCGCGCAGCTTGTAATCGAGATTGGCGAGCGGCTCGTCGAGCAGCACGAGATCGGCGCCCTTGACCAGTGCGCGCGCGATCGCGGTACGCTGCTGCTGGCCGCCGGAGAGCTGGAGCGGCGTGCGCTTCAGGAACGGCTCGAGGCGGAGCAGTCTTGCAGCCTCCGCAACACGCGCCTCGATCTCATCGCGCGGCTTGCCCTGCACACGCAAGGGCGAGGCGATGTTCTCATAGACCGTGAGCGAGGGGTAATTGATGAACTGCTGATAGACCATCGCGACCGAACGCTGGCGCACATCGGCGCCGGTGACGTCCTTGCCATTGACCAGCACCTTGCCCGTGGTCGGCTTGTCGAGGCCGGCGAGCAGCCGCATGATCGAGGTCTTGCCTGACAGCGTCGGGCCGAGCAGCACGTTGAGGGTTCCGCTCTCGAGCGTCAGCGAGACGTCGCGGATGTGCGGGACGCCTTCGACAGTCCGGGTCACGTGATCGAGTGTCACGGTCATGAGCGCCCTCCCGCTTCCAGCAGGGGAGTTTGCGGCACGGCGTTGGTCCTGATCCAGTCGTCAAGCGCCGCGATCTCGTCGGCAGATAGTCGCAGGCCGAGCTTGGACCGGCGCCAGACGATGTCGTCGGCGGTGACGGCCCATTCATTGGCCATGAGATAGCGGACCTCGCGCTCGGTCAGCGTCGCGCCAAAGGCCTGGCCGAGATCGGCGGCCGATTTCGCATCGCCGAGCAGCTTGATCGCCCTTGTGCCGTAGGCGCGGGCGAGGCGCCGCGCATGCTCGTGGCTGAGGAAGGGATACCCGCGCTGGAGCTCGGCGATCAGGCCGTCGATGTCGGATACGTTCATGTCGCCGCCGGGCAGTGGCCATTTGCCGGTCCAGCCCTCGCGCGCTTTCGCGCTGCGAAGATAGGGGGCGAGCCGTTCCAGCGCCTCTTCGGCGAGGCGGCGGTAGGTCGTGATCTTGCCGCCATAGATCGACAGCAGCGGCACGCCGCCGGGTGTGTCGAGCTCGAACACATAGTCGCGGGTTGCGGCCTTGGCTTCGCTGGCGCCGTCGTCATAGAGCGGGCGCACCCCGGAATAGGT from Bradyrhizobium zhanjiangense includes these protein-coding regions:
- a CDS encoding ABC transporter ATP-binding protein, translating into MARIDLVDLAHSYGGNDAAPESFALKPVTMTWRQGGAYALLGPSGCGKTTLLNVISGIITPSRGRIMFDGVDITPLSTQKRNIAQVFQFPVIYDTMTVGQNLAFPLKNRGVPKAEIDKRVAEIGRLLDLEPYLNRKATRLTADAKQKISLGRGLVRSDVAAVLFDEPLTVIDPELKWQLRSKLKALHRELDLTMIYVTHDQTEALTFADTVVVMHDGRVVQSGTPAELFDKPAHTFVGYFIGSPGMNILPAEVRGREARIGGHVIALNRSYDNLPSGAKIEIGVRPEFVEVVAPAPDLLTAKIERIDDLGRIRFARARLGDAKLAARAPGGFTSPDGNAGLQFDPSHVHVYADSLLVEGAA
- a CDS encoding ABC transporter ATP-binding protein: MTVTLDHVTRTVEGVPHIRDVSLTLESGTLNVLLGPTLSGKTSIMRLLAGLDKPTTGKVLVNGKDVTGADVRQRSVAMVYQQFINYPSLTVYENIASPLRVQGKPRDEIEARVAEAARLLRLEPFLKRTPLQLSGGQQQRTAIARALVKGADLVLLDEPLANLDYKLREELRAELPRIFEASGAIFVYATTEPTEALLLGGNTVCMWEGRALQMGETANVYRRPQTLRVAQVFSDPPLNLVGLEKKNGSVQYAGGTTSPASGLYAGLADGAYRVGFRAHQLALANGEADRHAFHATVTVTEITGSESFVHLTRDGLNWVAVLHGVHEFEPGQTIDAVLDPNDIFVFDAADRLVAAPGIAFSSEVRSGSREENASNRKSS